The Camelus ferus isolate YT-003-E chromosome 4, BCGSAC_Cfer_1.0, whole genome shotgun sequence genome has a segment encoding these proteins:
- the CEL gene encoding bile salt-activated lipase, translating into MGRPGLAVLGLACCLAVASAAKLGAVHTEGGFVEGFNKKLSLFGGDSVDIFKGIPFAAAPKALENPQQHPGWQGTLEAKDFKKRCLQATITQDDTFGEEDCLYLNIWVPQGGSEVSYDLPVMIWIYGGAFLMGSSQGANFLSNYLYDGEEIATRGNVIVVTFNYRVGPLGFLSTGDSSLPGNYGLRDQHMAIAWVKRNIAAFGGDPDNITIFGESAGGASVSLQTLSPYNKGLFKRAISQSGQALSPWAIQKNPLFWAKKIAEKVGCPVDDTSRLAGCLKVTDPRALTLAYKLPLIGLEYPILHYLGFVPVVDGDFIPDDPINLYANTADIDYLAGSNNMDSHLFAGLDMPAINNPQKSITAEDFYKLVSGLTIDKGLRGANATFDFYTEPWAQDSSQETKKKTVVDFETDILFLIPTEVAVAQHRANAKSGKTYSYLFSYPSRMPLYPSWMEADHGDDLQYVFGKPFATPLGYRAQDRTISKIMIAYWTNFARTGDPNVGESAVPANWDPYTQEGGDYLEIKKEMDSSSMKQHLRTSYVNYWTLTYQALPTVADEASTSLPPMADSEATPVSPMGDSEVARMPIAIGF; encoded by the exons CTGGGCGCCGTGCATACGGAGGGCGGCTTCGTTGAAGGCTTCAACAAGAAGCTGAGTCTCTTTGGCGGCGACTCTGTTGACATCTTCAAGGGCATCCCCTTCGCTGCCGCCCCCAAGGCCCTGGAGAATCCCCAGCAGCACCCCGGCTGGCAAG GGACCCTGGAGGCCAAGGACTTCAAGAAACGATGCCTGCAGGCCACCATCACCCAGGACGACACCTTTGGGGAGGAGGACTGCCTCTACCTCAACATCTGGGTCCCCCAGGGCGGAAGTGAAG TCTCTTACGACCTGCCTGTCATGATCTGGATCTACGGAGGTGCCTTCCTCATGGGGTCCAGCCAGGGGGCCAACTTTCTCAGCAACTACCTGTACGACGGCGAGGAGATCGCCACCCGGGGCAACGTCATCGTGGTCACTTTCAACTACCGCGTCGGCCCCCTGGGCTTCCTCAGCACCGGGGACTCCAGCCTGCCAG gtaACTACGGCCTTCGGGACCAGCACATGGCCATCGCTTGGGTGAAGAGGAACATCGCGGCCTTCGGGGGAGACCCTGACAATATCACCATCTTTGGGGAATCAGCCGGAGGCGCCAGCGTCTCTCTGCAG ACCCTCTCTCCCTACAACAAAGGCCTCTTCAAGCGAGCCATCAGCCAGAGTGGCCAGGCACTGAGCCCCTGGGCCATCCAGAAGAACCCCCTCTTCTGGGCCAAAAAG atCGCAGAGAAGGTGGGCTGCCCCGTGGACGACACCTCCAGGTTGGCTGGGTGTCTGAAGGTGACCGACCCTCGTGCCCTGACACTGGCCTATAAGTTGCCCCTGATAGGCCTGGAGT ACCCCATACTGCACTACCTGGGCTTCGTCCCCGTCGTTGATGGAGACTTCATCCCCGATGACCCCATCAACCTGTACGCCAACACCGCTGATATCGACTACCTAGCAGGCTCCAACAACATGGACTCCCACCTCTTTGCCGGTCTCGACATGCCAGCCATCAACAACCCCCAAAAGAGCATCACCGC GGAGGACTTCTACAAGCTGGTCAGCGGGCTCACCATTGACAAGGGGCTCAGAGGTGCCAACGCCACCTTTGACTTCTACACCGAGCCCTGGGCCCAAGACTCGTCCCAGGAGACCAAGAAGAAGACCGTGGTGGACTTTGAGACCGACATCCTCTTCCTGATACCCACGGAGGTCGCCGTGGCCCAGCACAGGGCCAACGCCaa gagCGGCAAGACCTACAGCTACCTGTTCTCCTACCCCTCGCGGATGCCCCTTTACCCCAGCTGGATGGAGGCCGACCACGGGGATGACCTCCAGTACGTCTTCGGGAAGCCCTTCGCCACTCCGCTGGGCTACCGGGCCCAAGACAGGACTATCTCCAAGATCATGATCGCCTACTGGACCAACTTTGCCAGAACTGG GGACCCCAACGTGGGCGAGTCAGCTGTGCCCGCAAACTGGGATCCCTACACCCAGGAGGGCGGCGACTACCTGGAAATCAAGAAGGAGATGGACAGCAGCTCCATGAAGCAGCACCTGCGGACCAGCTACGTGAACTACTGGACGCTGACCTACCAGGCGCTGCCCACGGTGGCCGACGAggcctccacctccctgccccccatgGCGGACTCTGAAGCCACCCCTGTGTCCCCCATGGGGGACTCTGAGGTGGCTCGGATGCCCATAGCCATTGGCTTCTAA